From Plectropomus leopardus isolate mb chromosome 17, YSFRI_Pleo_2.0, whole genome shotgun sequence, a single genomic window includes:
- the LOC121956145 gene encoding transmembrane protein 100 produces MGCTTGHLACQTQPQTSMGQEGQSLEAGGAKVPEVLSSLERLSQATGGMEKSWYRCIFPFGIISLVIGVAGTGVTYTYNDLPQTKVVSVVLLVMGVVLLLMATACWTVHKKKRRKKKEGGSFTSEQCPL; encoded by the coding sequence ATGGGCTGCACAACGGGCCACCTGGCTTGCCAAACCCAGCCCCAGACCAGCATGGGGCAGGAGGGTCAGTCCCTGGAGGCTGGTGGGGCCAAAGTCCCAGAGGTGCTCTCTTCCCTGGAGCGTCTGTCCCAGGCCACTGGAGGCATGGAGAAGTCCTGGTACCGCTGCATCTTTCCCTTTGGAATCATCTCTTTGGTGATCGGTGTAGCAGGAACTGGGGTGACCTACACCTATAACGACCTGCCTCAGACTAAAGTGGTGTCAGTGGTGCTGCTTGTCATGGGTGTTGTGCTGTTACTGATGGCGACCGCCTGTTGGACTGTCcacaagaaaaagagaaggaaaaagaaagagggaggctcGTTCACCTCCGAGCAGTGTCCTTTGTGA
- the hmox2b gene encoding heme oxygenase 2 — protein MSAKTMETTTGVSNGAGPVYEEKEDTLSPEDLSEVLAAGTKEVHEKAENTQFVKDFLRGRIRKELFKLGAVALYYTYTAMEEEIERNKDHPHFAPLYFPAELHRHEALARDLEYFYGPDWQSQISCSQATQHYVDRIHQVGQEDPVLLVAHAYTRYMGDLSGGQVLKKVAQRAMKLPPTGEGLEFYQFDGIHSAKAFKQLYRSRMNELELDMETKRRLVEEAVKAFQFNMEVFEELEEIGKTIQEDVLDAGMPVHGAMGGDISKCPYYAAKMAASGGTAYACQLAMAVLRHPTGQVLLATWFAVLAGLAAWYLM, from the exons ATGTCAGCAAAGACGATGGAGACAACGACCGGTGTGTCCAATGGAGCAGGGCCTGTATATGAGGAAAAAGAGGATACCCTCAG TCCTGAGGATCTGTCTGAGGTGCTTGCAGCAGGGACCAAGGAGGTTCAcgaaaaggctgaaaacacccaGTTTGTAAAAGATTTCCTCAGGGGACGCATACGTAAAGAGCTCTTCAAG CTTGGTGCTGTTGCACTCTACTATACTTACACAGCCATGGAGGAGGAGATTGAAAGGAACAAAGACCACCCCCATTTTGCCCCTTTATATTTTCCAGCAGAGCTGCACCGCCATGAAGCCCTGGCCCGTGACCTCGAGTACTTTTACGGTCCTGACTGGCAGAGCCAGATCAGCTGCTCCCAGGCCACTCAGCACTATGTGGACCGTATCCATCAAGTAGGGCAGGAGGACCCAGTGCTGCTAGTGGCCCACGCCTACACCCGCTATATGGGGGACCTGTCCGGGGGCCAGGTACTGAAGAAGGTGGCGCAAAGAGCCATGAAGCTGCCGCCCACAGGGGAGGGCCTAGAATTCTATCAGTTTGATGGCATCCATAGTGCCAAAGCATTCAAGCAGCTGTACCGTAGTCGCATGAATGAGCTGGAACTGGACATGGAAACAAAGAGGAGGCTCGTAGAAGAAGCTGTCAAGGCTTTCCAGTTCAACATGGAG GTGTTTGAGGAGTTGGAAGAGATCGGTAAAACCATCCAGGAGGATGTTTTAGATGCTGGCATGCCCGTCCATGGAGCGATGGGTGGAGACATCAGCAAGTGTCCGTACTATGCTGCTAAAATGG CGGCATCGGGTGGAACAGCGTACGCCTGCCAACTCGCCATGGCGGTACTCCGACACCCAACAGGACAGGTCCTGCTTGCTACTTGGTTTGCTGTTCTGGCTGGATTGGCTGCGTGGTATCTGATGTGA
- the LOC121956144 gene encoding tubulin epsilon and delta complex protein 2, whose product MSLLSVVEQAIKSCKAEQAKIDDSIQLYRELLQTLTPQPQTGSGESKCADDAATDTVTSPEEKEDMELLERALEKALRVRTGAGQFAHRKEPGITAVTSKEGMQASGASKGNQMTIRLTSKSASLDRKEHKKSTGIAHHQAARKSQQAVSASGSLDRGQLHTSTLHSKNKTIRSNMLIGNDLGKAAAIPTPSNNTVPVSHTEAEAHSLPQQNGNASDQTAKWKSLRSKQNRLWDKVIALQRKPVPGRSHFMERMRATFPRDWPCGCPDQTRALVDRLTHQGHDLTQQCQTKELLAKRATAAAAELGVKVNKYDSCLTLERSPMTAVQLQNFAHQVKQEWEAWDRWRPEGGCLCPTGVSGVWGDGMIAPLPPTITYTTEAELRQLEKLRMSVALLQQEIDIEQALLDTLSPQLSSIVPGPGCPNISLLRDMYSLLGEGGERFPAIVLDSEPD is encoded by the exons ATGTCGCTGCTGTCCGTAGTTGAGCAAGCTATCAAGTCTTGCAAAGCTGAACAAGCCAAGATTGATGACAGTATTCAACTCTACAGAGAACTATTACAGACCTT AACGCCACAACCTCAGACGGGCTCTGGTGAATCAAAATGTGCAGATGATGCTGCTACAG ACACAGTTACCTCaccagaggagaaagaggataTGGAATTGCTTGAGCGAGCCCTGGAGAAAGCCCTTCGGGTTCGCACTGGCGCAGGACAATTTGCACATCGAAAGGAACCTGGCATTACAGCTGTCACATCCAAAGAGGGAATGCAGGCATCTGGAGCATCCAAAGGAAATCAAATGACCATTAGATTAACCTCCAAATCTGCCAGTCTTGAcagaaaagagcacaaaaaatcCA CTGGAATTGCACATCACCAAGCTGCAAGGAAATCACAGCAGGCTGTCTCAGCGTCTGGCTCTCTTGATCGGGGTCAGTTACACACCTCAACTCTCCACTCTAAAAACAAGACTATAAGAAGCAACATGCTCATTGGAAATGACCTGGGCAAAGCTGCAGCCATCCCAACTCCTTCAAATAACACAGTGCCTGTTTCACATACGGAGGCCGAAGCTCACAGTTTACCTCAACAGAATGG GAATGCTTCCGATCAAACAGCAAAATGGAAATCTCTAAGGAGCAAGCAAAACAG GTTATGGGACAAAGTCATTGCCCTACAAAGGAAACCTGTGCCTGGGAGGAGTCACTTCATGGAGAGAATGAGAGCTACG TTCCCCAGGGATTGGCCATGTGGTTGCCCGGATCAGACCAGGGCTCTGGTCGACAGACTGACTCACCAAGGACATGACCTCACCCAGCAGTGCCAGACAAAGGAGCTTCTGGCCAAACGGGCGACAGCAGCAGCCGCAGAGCTGG GTGTTAAGGTAAACAAGTATGACTCATGTCTGACACTTGAAAGGTCACCGATGACAGCAGTACAGTTACAGAACTTTGCACACCAAGTGAAACAAG AGTGGGAAGCATGGGATCGATGGAGGCCAGAGGGAGGTTGTCTTTGCCCCACTGGGGTTAGTGGTGTGTGGGGAGATGGGATGATTGCACCCTTGCCCCCGACTATAACCTACACCACAGAGGCAGAGCTCAGGCAGCTGGAGAAGCTGAGGATGAGTGTGGCGCTGCTGCAACAGGAGATTGACATCGAGCAG GCTCTGTTGGACACTCTGTCCCCTCAGCTTTCATCTATAGTACCTGGGCCCGGATGTCCTAACATCAGCCTGCTGAGAGACATGTACTCCCTGCTTGGTGAAGGAGGGGAGCGTTTCCCCGCTATAGTCCTAGACTCTGAGCCCGACTGA